Genomic DNA from Spirochaetaceae bacterium:
CAGATGGTGGCGTTCTGGAGCGATTGGGCGGACCGCTACCCGATCATTTCGATCGAAGACGGCATGGGCGAGGACGATTGGGACGGATGGCGTGCGCTGACCGCCGCCATCGGCAGCCGCGTGCAACTCGTGGGCGACGACCTGTTCGTGACCAACACCGCCCGGCTGCGGCGCGGCATCGAGCAGCGGGTCGGCAATTCGATCCTCATCAAGGTCAACCAGATCGGTACCCTGACCGAGACCTTCGAGGCGGTGGAGATGGCCAAGCGAGCCGGCTACACCGCGGTCATTTCGCATCGCAGCGGCGAAACCGAGGATGCGTTCATCGCCGACCTGGCAGTGGCGCTGGAGACCGGCCAGATCAAGACCGGGTCGCTGTCGCGCTCCGACCGGCTGGCCAAGTACAACCAGCTCATGCGGATCGAGGACCAGCTCGACAGCTCCGCGTCGTTCGCCGGCCGCGAGGCGTTCTACTCCATTTCGGCGTAGTCGCCGCCGCCTGGCGCTGCCTCCGACAGCGCATCCACCACCAAGCGGGCGGAAAACCCGCGCCCGGCGAGCTGGCGGGCGACGCGCTCGCCGGCGCGGCGATCGCGCGCGTGGCGATCCAGCAGGCGCTGCGCCAGCTTGCGGCACAGTTCCGCTTCCAGATCCGGGGGATACTCGGCGTCCAGCGCGTCGGCCGCGTGGCGCCGGGAGATGCCGTGCTGCAGAAGGCCGGCGAGCACCTTGCCGCGGCCGTCGGCGCCGCGCGCCACCCGGCTTCTTACCCACAGCCGAGCGTAACCCGCGTCGTCGAGGTAGCCGAGCTCATCCAGCCGCCCCAGGGCCTGTTCCACCGCCGCGCTGCCGAACCCGCCCTGCGTCAGCTTGCGCGCCAGGGCCCGGCGGCTGTGCATCGCCCGCGCCAGCAGCGCCAGCGCCCGCCGTCGCGCCAGCACCGCCTCCGACCGGCGCTGCAGGTCCGCCAGGGCAGCTTCCGCAACACGGTCGCCGGGCCGAAGCGCGGCTTCCGCGAGCAGTTCACGCGCCACGTAAAAGGTACGCGCAGAACTGCCCTCGCGGGTCAGCACCGCCATCGTGTCGGTTGGCCGCGCCCACGGGGCACCGGCCCCGCGGCGGGCGCCTCGAACCTGCTCGATGGTCGGGATGGGATCGGCGGCGGCGGCCAGGGTGGGCAGCTAACGCTTGGAGAACTGGAACCGGCGGCGTGCCTTGGGCTGCCCGTATTTCTTGCGTTCGACCATGCGCCGGTCGCGGGTCAGCATGCCGTTCGCGCGCAGGGCGCGGCGGTTGGCTTCGTCGTGGCCGACCAGGGCGCGCGCCAGCCCGTGCCGGCAGGCGCCGGCCTGGCCGTGGGTGCCGCCGCCGACCACGCGGATCAGCACGTCGTAGTTGGTGAGGTTGTCGGTCACGTCGAGTGGCTCGACCACTTCCCGCTCCAGGTCGGCGGCGTGGAAGTAGTCGCTCAGCGACCTCCCGTTCACGTCGATGTTGCCGTTGCCATTGCGCAGGTAGACCCGCGCGATCGCGGTCTTGCGGCGTCCGGTTCCAATCGCCAGGTTGCTTGCCACGATTATCAATACTCCCTTGTCGTCATAGCGTCGTCACGGGACGGTCGTCACGAACCGTCACGGCCGTCACAGCGCGAGTTCCTCCGGCTTCTGGGCCGCGTGTGGGTGCGCGCCATCCGCGTAGATCTTGACGTTGCGAAGCAGCTTGCGTCCGAGACGGCCTTTCGGGAGCATCCCGCGCACCGCCTCCTGCATCGGAAATACCGGCTTGCGCGCGATCACCTTGCGGTAGTTCTCCACCTTGAGCCCGCCCGGGTAGCCGGAGTGGCGGTAGTACTGCTTCTGGTCCATCTTTCTGCCAGTGACCACCGCGTGCTTCGCGTTGATCACAATGACGTGGTCGCCCACCTCCTGGTGCGGGGTGTAGTAGGGCCGATGCTTGCCGCGCAACAGGGTGGCGACCCGGGTTGCCACCCGCCCGAGGGGGTGGCCGCTGGCATCAATGACGTACCACTTGCGCGCAATGTCGCGCGGATTGAGAAACTGGGTATCTGAGGATTCCATGGGCAATTGCTCGATTGGACCGGCCGGCTGTCGCCGCCGGCCACCCCGGAGCCGGCCAAAGTTAGTGCCAGCGACGGTGCGCTGTCAACCCGAAGCGTCGCCGCTGCCGCCGCCGGCCGAGCGCTCGGCCTCGCGGCGTTCCTCCTCCTCTTCCCGCCTGGCCTCGATCTTGTCCTTGATGTCGGCGACGCCGACGAAGAACGACACCAGCCCGATCAGCACCGCGACGATCGGAATGCCTCCCTTGAGGAACTCCAGCATTTCGTCCCACCATCCCGGCGACCAGGGAACCGGCAACAGGGAGTAGACGGCGAATACCACGAGAATCAGCCCGATCAACAGCGCAACCAAGATTGTCCCTCCGACCACGCCCGCAAGTAGGGCGGTGCTCGGCTATACCATATCGTCCGGCAGGCTCCGGATCAACGCGAGAATCCTGGCCCCTTGCGGGCAGTTCCTGCGCCTGCTCCCAGGTCAGTCCGCTGCCGCGGAA
This window encodes:
- a CDS encoding regulatory protein RecX; amino-acid sequence: MAVLTREGSSARTFYVARELLAEAALRPGDRVAEAALADLQRRSEAVLARRRALALLARAMHSRRALARKLTQGGFGSAAVEQALGRLDELGYLDDAGYARLWVRSRVARGADGRGKVLAGLLQHGISRRHAADALDAEYPPDLEAELCRKLAQRLLDRHARDRRAGERVARQLAGRGFSARLVVDALSEAAPGGGDYAEME
- the rplM gene encoding 50S ribosomal protein L13 translates to MESSDTQFLNPRDIARKWYVIDASGHPLGRVATRVATLLRGKHRPYYTPHQEVGDHVIVINAKHAVVTGRKMDQKQYYRHSGYPGGLKVENYRKVIARKPVFPMQEAVRGMLPKGRLGRKLLRNVKIYADGAHPHAAQKPEELAL
- the rpsI gene encoding 30S ribosomal protein S9, giving the protein MASNLAIGTGRRKTAIARVYLRNGNGNIDVNGRSLSDYFHAADLEREVVEPLDVTDNLTNYDVLIRVVGGGTHGQAGACRHGLARALVGHDEANRRALRANGMLTRDRRMVERKKYGQPKARRRFQFSKR